A genome region from Brienomyrus brachyistius isolate T26 chromosome 23, BBRACH_0.4, whole genome shotgun sequence includes the following:
- the cfap20 gene encoding cilia- and flagella-associated protein 20 isoform X2: MFKNTFQSGFLSILYSIGSKPLQIWDKKVRNGHIKRITDNDIQSLVLEVEGTNVSTTYITCPADPKKTLGIKLPFLVMIIKNLKKYFTFEVQVLDDKNVRRRFRASNYQSTTRVKPFICTMPMRLDDGWNQIQFNLSDFTRRAYGTNYIETLRVQIHANCRIRRVYFSDRLYSEDELPAEFKLYLPVQNKAKQ; the protein is encoded by the exons atgtttaaaaacacatttcagaGTGGATTCCTGTCTATTCTATACAGCATCGGAAGCAAACCCCTGCAGATATGGGACAAAAAG GTGAGAAACGGTCATATCAAGCGGATAACTGACAACGACATTCAGTCTCTTGTGCTGGAAGTGGAGGGGACCAATGTTAG TACCACATATATCACCTGCCCAGCAGACCCAAAGAAAACCCTTGGAATTAAACTTCCATTCCTGGTTATGATCATcaagaatttaaaaaaatatttcacctTTGAAGTTCAG GTGCTTGATGATAAGAACGTCAGGCGACGGTTTCGGGCGAGCAACTACCAGAGCACCACGCGCGTGAAACCCTTCATCTGTACCATGCCCATGCGGCTGGATGACGGCTGGAACCAGATCCAGTTCAACCTCTCTGATTTCACGCGGCGGGCCTACGGCACCAACTACATCGAGACGCTCCGGGTGCAG ATCCATGCAAACTGCCGCATCCGTAGAGTATACTTCTCCGACAGACTGTATTCGGAAGATGAGCTTCCTGCGGAATTTAAACTATACTTGCCGGTTCAGAACAAGGCAAAG CAGTAG
- the cfap20 gene encoding cilia- and flagella-associated protein 20 isoform X1, with product MFKNTFQSGFLSILYSIGSKPLQIWDKKVRNGHIKRITDNDIQSLVLEVEGTNVSTTYITCPADPKKTLGIKLPFLVMIIKNLKKYFTFEVQVLDDKNVRRRFRASNYQSTTRVKPFICTMPMRLDDGWNQIQFNLSDFTRRAYGTNYIETLRVQIHANCRIRRVYFSDRLYSEDELPAEFKLYLPVQNKAKVSGMYTGQKYVHDLNIILIVISRSQT from the exons atgtttaaaaacacatttcagaGTGGATTCCTGTCTATTCTATACAGCATCGGAAGCAAACCCCTGCAGATATGGGACAAAAAG GTGAGAAACGGTCATATCAAGCGGATAACTGACAACGACATTCAGTCTCTTGTGCTGGAAGTGGAGGGGACCAATGTTAG TACCACATATATCACCTGCCCAGCAGACCCAAAGAAAACCCTTGGAATTAAACTTCCATTCCTGGTTATGATCATcaagaatttaaaaaaatatttcacctTTGAAGTTCAG GTGCTTGATGATAAGAACGTCAGGCGACGGTTTCGGGCGAGCAACTACCAGAGCACCACGCGCGTGAAACCCTTCATCTGTACCATGCCCATGCGGCTGGATGACGGCTGGAACCAGATCCAGTTCAACCTCTCTGATTTCACGCGGCGGGCCTACGGCACCAACTACATCGAGACGCTCCGGGTGCAG ATCCATGCAAACTGCCGCATCCGTAGAGTATACTTCTCCGACAGACTGTATTCGGAAGATGAGCTTCCTGCGGAATTTAAACTATACTTGCCGGTTCAGAACAAGGCAAAGGTGAGTGGCATGTATACAGGGCAGAAATATGTACatgatttaaatataattttaatagtGATCAGTCGTAGTCAAACAtag